DNA sequence from the Paenibacillus physcomitrellae genome:
CTTGGTGTGGGCATTGGCGGCGACCGGACTACCGGTTATGAGCTGGCCAAACAGCAGCTGTTCCGGCATCTGGAAGACACGAACCCTATTCCAGAATTGGCCGAGCTTGAGGCGTATATTATAGATAACGCCAACAAGCTGGGGATCGGTACGATGGGCTTCGGAGGCGAAGTGACGCTGCTTGGCTGCAAAATCGGCGTGATGAACCGGCTGCCTGCAAGCTTTTTCGTATCTGTCGCTTATAACTGCTGGGCATTCCGCCGTCAAGGCGTGTTAATCGATTCGGCCACGGGGGAGATCCGCAGCTGGATTTATCCTAGAGGCTCCGAGGTGAATATGTCCGCTCTGTCATCAGCACAGAAACAACAGGGGGCGGAAAGTGCGGCCGCGGGAGTTACCACGGAACAAACCGCTGAGCAAACGGCGGCTTCTTCTTCAAGGGAAGTGGTGCTGCAGACTCCAATCTCCGAAGAACAAATTCGGAACCTGCGCGTAGGCGATGTGGTGGTCATCAAAGGAGAAATGCATACCGGCAGGGATGCGCTGCACAAATATTTGATGGATCACGATGCGCCGATCGACCTGAACGGAGCGGTGATTTATCACTGCGGACCGGTCATGCTGAAGGACGAAGAGGGATGGCATGTCAAGGCAGCAGGTCCGACCACCAGTATTCGTGAGGAACCTTATCAAGGAGATATTCTGAAGAAATTCGGCATCCGGGCCGTGATCGGTAAAGGCGGTATGGGGCCCAAAACGCTGGCAGCTCTTCAGGAACACGGCGGCGTATACCTGAACGCAATCGGCGGAGCAGCTCAGTATTATGCGGAATGTATCAAGAAGGTTAACGGTGTGGATTTCATGGAATTTGGTGTTCCGGAAGCGATGTGGCATCTGGAGGTTGACGGTTTTGCTGCTATCGTTACGATGGATTCCCATGGCAACAGCCTGCATGCTGAAGTTGAGAAGGATTCATTAGAGAAGCTGAGCCAGTTTAAAGATCCGGTATTCAAGTGATTTCAAGTGATTTCAAGTGATTTTTTAAGTGGTTTTTGAGGTTTAGAATGTATTTGCTGAACTTATAGAGAGAACATTTGGATAGGAGTGCGTTATGAAATCATTCCGTACCAGATTGGCCTGGATCCTGATGGGGCTGGTCGGCATCTCCATGTGCGCGGCCGGCCTGACCATGGCCAAAGTATTTAAGGATTCCCACATTTCCGTTCTGGAAGATAATATGGCCCGGGAAATAAATGTGTTGTCGAGTACCTTTGCATTTAGGCCGGCGGAGGATAATCCGGATGCCTTAAGCTACTATTCCTCCAAAGCAGTTGAATTAGACAAGCTTACCGGGCTTCGGGTTACATTCATCCGGTCGGATGGTCTAGTCATAGGCGATTCCGAAAGCAATGCCTCTGAAATGGAAAATCACCTGAACCGTCATGAGATCAAGACGGCCGGACAAGCCGGTTCCGGCAATCCGGGCACTTCTATTCGGTTCAGCGATACCATCAAGGAAGATATGCTGTATGTCGCCGAAAAGGTAACCAGCAATCAGGGATTTGACGGATATATCCGGCTCGCAATGAGCCTGCATACGGTTAAGGAAGGGTTATGGAAGGCATGGTCCCTGATGATCGGGGGGCTGCTGATCCTGTTTGTGGCTGCGGGACTGTTCAGCTATCGGCTGGCTTACAGCATTACTAAGCCGCTCAACAAAATTACCCAGGTTGCCAATCGGATTTCCAGGCTGGATTATGACGCCAGGGTTTATTTGCAGCGGAGAGTGGATGAAATCGGGCAGCTTGGCGGTGCCATCAACCGGATGGCGGACAGCCTTCAGCAGCAGCTTAAAATTATCCGCGAGAATGAAGATTTGCTGCAAAGCGTACTTGCCAATATGACTGGCGGTATTATAATCGTCGATGTCGAGGGGCATATCGCGCTGGTTAACCGTGCGGCCTGCCGGATTTTACGGGTACGGGAGCAGGAAATAATCGGAAGACCATACCAGGAAATTAAACGAAGTTATGAATTGACTAAATTTATTGAAGAAGGCGTATCGCGCAGAGGTTATGTATCCGAAGAACTGACTGTTTATGATCCGGAAGAGAAAATTCTGCGAATAGACGTTGTGCCGATGTATGAAGAAGGCGACGGCTACCGGGGCATGTTGTTCCACTTCCAGGATGTCACGGAAATCCGCAAACTTGAAAGGATGCGCAGCGAATTTGTTGCGAACGTGTCCCACGAGTTGAAGACGCCGATCGCTGCCGTGCAGGGATTCGCCGAAACGCTGCTAACAGGCGAAGTGAAAGATGAGGAGACGGCCCGTTCTTTCCTGCAGATCATTTATGATGAAGGAGACCGGCTCAACCGGTTGATCGGGGATATTCTGGAGCTATCCAAAATCGAATCACGCCAGGTGCCGCTCGCATTTGAACCTATTGAAGTGCGCCCGCTGATTGAAAGCCTGTTTGAGGTTTTGAAATCGGCAGCAGACAAGAAATCCATCTCTTTGAAGCTTGAAGTACCGGAAGGCATGTTTATGGAAGGGGATGAAGACCGGCTGCGGCAAATTTTCATGAACCTGCTGTCCAATGCGATCAGTTATACCCCGGACGGCGGAAGAGTCAAATTAGCGGCTGATATTTTGGATGATGAAGAGGAAGAGAAAATCCGTTTTGTCATATCCGATACAGGAATCGGCATCCCGAAAAAAGATCTGCCCCGGATCTTCGAACGCTTCTACAGAGTAGATAAAGCAAGGTCGAGGAGCTCAGGCGGTACAGGGCTAGGCTTGTCTATTGTGAAGCATCTGGTGGACCTCAACCACGGGACCATCAAGGTGGAAAGCAAAGTCGGAGAAGGGACTTCGTTTATTTTGGACCTACCGATGGTTCAGCATATTGATTGATCCGAGGAGAAGTCGGGTTTAACTGGACAGGAAAAATAAGATTTTACACCAAGTTAACATTTCGGTGCTATGCTGATAATAAATGAGTCCCGGCTTCCTGCCGGGCCATCCAGAACAGAAAAATGGGGGTACCTATGGCTAAGCGATTGCTGGTTATTGAGGACGAGCCGACACTATCACGGCTGCTGTCTTATAACTTAAAGAACGAAGGCTACGAGGTTACAGTAGAGGAAAACGGCCAAAGCGGATGCGAGACGGGGCTCAGGTCAAGCTTTGATCTGATTCTGCTGGATTTAATGCTTCCGGGAATGAACGGCTTTGAAATTATGTCCAAGCTGAGAAGCGAAGGTATTGGGACCCCGATCATTATTCTAACAGCTAAAAATGCCGAAGAAGAAGTGGTACAAGGACTTAAATCAGGGGCCGATGATTATATAACCAAACCGTTTGGCGTGGCCGAGCTTCTTGCCCGCGTCGCTGCGGTGCTCCGTAGATCCTCAGGGGACGAGGAAATCGTGAAGCCAATGCTGGAAACCGAATCTCAGATTGTATTGGGAGAACTGGTTATTTATCCGGAGAAATACGAAGTAACGCTGGGCGGTGAAACGATTACTCTTCGTCCGAAAGAGTTTGAAGTTCTGCTCTACCTGGCCCGCAAGCCTGGAGTCGTCATGACTAGAGACGATCTGATGAATGCAGTATGGGGATTCGACTACATTGGCGGACAACGTACGGTGGACGTGCACGTCAGCTCGCTCCGCAAGAAGCTAGAACTCGATCCCGAATCGGTGCATATTGATTCAATCCGCGGTGTTGGGTACAAGCTGGTAGTAAATAAGAAAAAAGGGTTATCCCAGAAGGCTTAACAGCCCGGGATAGCCCTTGTTTTTTGTCTGTTTGGTGAATTTACATACTTTATAAATGATTTTAACTTTCCAGACTTATGATAAATCTAGAGTTTGACCAATGACTACAGGGGGTCTAATAGATGCAGTTAACACCGGTCCAAGAACGTGAACAAGCCGCCACTCATTTATGGATAATTAAAGTACCTGTGGTTTCGCCCGAAGTTACTTGCAAGCAATTGCTTTCGCGTTTTCAGGAGCAGGATGAACCGCCATGCGTCGTTTTATGCGATGATTCCGGTGACGTGATAGGTCTGATTATGCGGGAACAGTTCTACCGGAAGCTGACCGGCCGGTTTGCCGCCGAACTCTTTTATGATCGTCCGGTTTCCAAATTTGCGGACACCCGCCCGCTGATCATGGAGATCAGCCGGGATCCGGCAGATATTATAGATGCAGCGCTCGAAAGAGAGGAATCGCGTTTCTATGATTGCGTTATTTTAACGGACAATGGCCGATTTGAAGGGGTGATCACTGTTCACCTTTTAATGATGTTATCCCGTCAATTGCAGCAGGAAGCCCGGCATTCCCGTTATACTGTTCTCGCTTCCTCCCGCAATGCGGTTGAGACGATTGAAGCGGCAACTCGAGAGGTGGCAAGCGCTGCCGAGCGGGGCCAAGCGTTAACAGAGAGCATGATAGATCTGACGCAGGACGGACGAATTGAGCTGCAAATGGTCAAACTATCCTTTGAACGGGTGCTGTCCATGATCACGGCACAGGCCGAGCAGATCGGTCATTTACGGAACATGACGGATGATATTCTGTGCATTTCCGCGTCCATCCGCGAACTCGCCGATCGTTCCGGAATGCTGGCTATGAATGCAGCGATTGAGGCTTCGCATGCAGGGGAACATGGCCGGGGATTTGCCGTTGTCGCGAACGAGGTAAAGAACTTGGCGAACCAGACGAAAAGCTTCTCCGACGAGATCGGAGCTACGCTCAAGCAGGTCAATGTCCTTGTTCATCAGGCCGTTCAATATTCGGCGGATTCAGGCCAGGAAATGGAGCAGGGCAAAGGCAGGGTGGACTCGGCCGATCAAACTTTCCAATCCATGGTGGAGGCGGTTAAAGCGGTTGATCTGGCCGATAAGGAAATTTCCAGATTGGCTTATGCTGCCCGTCAGCAGGCTCAATATGTCTTGGGAGAGTTAAATCGTCTTGGCTAGCTATAATTAAATGAGTTCATGTGAACAATAGGATCGAATGACTAATAAACCATATTTTACATTGCGTTAACAATTTGGCTCATTCCGTTTTACATTCCAATTGTAAAATCAAATATGGTTTACAATTCATTTGCATAGGCAAATGGAAGGAGAAGTCGATGAAACCTATTATCCACATCAACCAGTTAAACTTATATTACGGTTCTTTTCATGCCCTGAAGAACGTATCTATGGATATCCCCGAGAAAGAGATTACTGCTTTTATTGGACCTTCGGGCTGCGGGAAATCCACACTGCTTCGCACATTGAACCGTATGAACGATATGATTCCGGGAACAAGAATTGAAGGTAAGGTAGAAGTCGGAGGAAGCGATATTTACAGCGATCAGGTTGAAGTCGAATCCCTGAGACGCAACGTCGGCATGGTTTTTCAGCAGCCGAATCCTTTCCCGAAGACCATATATGATAATGTCGCTTACGGTCCCAGACTTCATGGGGTTCGCAGCCGGTCTGAATTGGACACTCTTGTGGAGAAAAGTCTTCGCCAAGCCGCTTTATGGGATGAAGTAAAGGATTATCTGAAGCGTTCGGCGCTTCGGCTGTCCGGAGGCCAGCAGCAGCGTCTCTGCATTGCCAGAGCTCTTGCGGTGCAGCCTGACGTCCTGCTGATGGACGAAGCGACTTCCGCGCTTGATCCTATTTCGACTTTGAAGATTGAAGAGCTGGTACAGGAACTGAAGAGCAGTTACACGATCGTGATGGTTACCCATAATATGCACCAGGCCGCTCGTATTTCCGGCCGGACCGTCTTTTTCCTGAATGGAGAAGTCGTAGAAGCCAATGAAACCCAGCAGTTGTTCTCGAATCCCCGGGATTCCCGGACCGAAGATTATATCTCCGGCCGTTTTGGATAAATGAAAGGGGCGTGTGCCGATGATACAGAGAAAAGAATTTGATTTGCATTTGGAAGGCCTGCGGCAGCAGCTCCGCGAAATGGGAGAACATGTGAAGGTGGCGCTTCAGAACGCTGTTTCTTCTCTGCAGAACGTGAATCTTGAGCAAGCCCAAGTAGTAGTCGCCAAAGATGCTGAGCTAAACCGTATGGAAGAACAGGTTATGGAGCTGGGCTCCAAACTGATCGTTACTCAGCAGCCTGTGGCCAAGGACTTACGTAAGATTATTGTGGCTTTCAAAATTTCCAGTGATTTGGAACGGATGGGTGATCTGGCCGTAGATGTGGCCAAGGTTACGCTTCGCCTTGAGGACCAGAAGCTGATCAAACCGCTGATCGATATTCCTAAGATGGCGGGTCTCGTTGAAAAGATGGTGGAGGATTCCCTGAATTCCTACCTCGACGAAAATACAGATTTGGCTTATAAAATGGCCCAGGATGATGATGAAGTCGATCATCTCTACAGTCAGATTCTCCGCGATCTGTATGAAATCATGAACAAAGATCCGGAACAGATTCATCAGGCTCTGCTGCTTACGCTGGTGGGCCGTTATATCGAGCGGGTCGGTGACCATGCCACGAATATCGGAGAAAGCACCGTTTATCTCGTAACCGGCAAACGTCCGGATTTGAATCAATAATTTTAAAGCAATAACAGTAGCATCAAAACTTTTTAATTACAGGCAAAGACCGCGGAATCCGTTCTGTGGTCTTTTTCTTGTTTTTGCTGGTGTGCAGCGCTGTGTTATCATAGGTACAGGAAGCCAAACCTAAGAACGAGGTGCACGAAATGGAGAAATTGATCCTGATTGACGGGAACAGCATTATATACAGGGCGTTTTTTGCCATGCCCCCGCTTACCAATTCGGCCGGACAGCATACCAATGCCGTATACGGCTTTACGAACATGCTGCTTCGGTTAATCCAGGAGCAGCAGCCAAGCCATATCCTGGTAGCGTTTGATGCTGGAAAGCAGACTTTCCGGCATGAGGGCTATAAGGATTATAAAGGCGGGCGGGAGAAGACACCTCCGGAGCTGTCGGAACAATTTCCAATGCTCAAGGAGCTTTTGGACAGCTTTGGTATTGCTCGGTACGAATCGGAAGGTTTTGAAGCGGATGATATTATCGGTGCAGTCAGCAAACGTGCGGATGAGGAAGGCCGGCAGGTTCTCGTTGTTACCGGCGACAAGGATATGCTTCAACTGGTATCTGACCGGGTCCAGGTGGCATTGACGCGCAAGGGCGTTACGGAGGTAGAGCCGTATGGTTATGCTGAAATCCAGGAGCGGTACGGACTTAAACCGGAGCAGATTACAGATTTGAAAGGTCTAATGGGAGATACCTCGGATAATATTCCAGGGGTGCCCGGCATTGGTGAGAAAACGGCGCTCAAGCTGCTGCACCAATTCGGCAGCGTGGAGGAAGTCCTCGCCCGGACGGACGAGCTTAAAGGGAAAATGAAAGAAAACCTGGTGAACCATGCCGAAGACGCGCGGATGAGCAAACAGCTGGCGACGATTCACCGCGAGATGCCGGTGGAGAGAAGCTGGGAGGACATGGCGTTTGCAGGGTTAACGGAGGACAAGGCAGCGCCGGTGCTTCGCAAGCTTGAATTCAAATCGCTGCTGGAACGTTTGTCTTTCGCTGCTGAAGGCGGGGCAGCCTCTGATGGGCAAGGAGAACGGCGAGCGGAAGAAGCGCTGGATATTCGGATTTGCACAGAAGATAATCTTGGCGAATTGCTGGAGGCTCTGTCTGCGGTTGAAGCGCTCCATATTGAGACCAACGGGGATAATCCGCATCAAGCTGAAGTTGTGGGCATAACCTTCTCTTCTCAAAGGATGTATTACTTCGTTTCTTACGATCTGTTGAAAAAGGAAGCCGCCGCTCCTCTTGCAAACTGGCTCGGCGACGAAACGATTTCCAAAAGCGGCTACGATTTGCACCGTGCCGATCTGGCGCTTCATTGGCACGGGATTCCGTTTGCCGGGGCAGCTTTTGACGTCAGCATTGCCGCTTATCTGCTTGATCCTACCGGTGGAGATCAGAGCCTTTCAGCGCTGGCAGACAAGTATGGCCTTGCCCCAATCGCTTCCGACGAAAGCGTGTTTGGCAAAGGGGCCAAATACAAGCTTCCGGAGGAGGAAGCACTGGGTCTTCATCTGGCAAGAAAAGCTGCCGTCATCGCGAAGCTGGTGCCTTTGCAGCAGGAGGATCTGGAGAAAAACGGCATGAGCAAACTCTTTTTCGATCTGGAGATGCCTTTATCACGGATTTTGGCCGATATGGAGAAGCAAGGCATTGCCGTCAACCGGGAAGATCTGCAGCAGCTTGGAACCGAGTTCCAAGAGCAAATTAACAAGCTGGTTACTCAGATATACGAGATTGCAGGAACGGAATTTAACCTGAACTCGCCTAAACAGCTTGGAGAAATTTTGTTTGATAAAATGCAGCTTCCTGTCATCAAGAAGACGAAAACCGGTTATTCGACTGACGCCGATGTTTTGGAGAAACTGGCACCATATCATGATATCGTTCAATTTATTCTCGATTATCGCCAGCTGGCCAAACTGCAATCCACCTATGTGGAAGGTTTGCTGAAAGAAATTCGTCCGGAGACCGGCAAGGTACATACGTTTTTCCGTCAAACGATTACCGCAACCGGACGGCTGAGCAGCCAATATCCTAACCTGCAGAATATCCCGATCCGTCTGGAAGAAGGCCGCAAAATCCGCAAGGTGTTTGTGCCTTCGGAACCGGGCTGGCATATCCTGGCGGCCGACTATTCTCAAATCGAGCTGCGGGTGCTGGCGCATATTTCGGGTGACGAGCGGCTGAAGGAAGCTTTCCTGCATGAGATGGACATTCACACCAAAACAGCCAGCGACGTGTTCGGCGTTCCGCAGGAGCAGGTGGACTCCAATATGCGGCGTTCGGCAAAAGCGGTCAATTTCGGGATTGTATACGGAATCAGCGACTACGGCTTGTCCCAGAATCTTAACATTACGAGAAAAGAAGCCGGTCAATTTATTGAACAGTATTTTGCCATCTTCCAAGGCGTTCGCAAGTATATGGACTCGATCGTGAAGGAAGCCAAGCGGGACGGTTATGTAACTACACTACTGGAACGCAGACGGTATTTGCCGGAAATCAACGCAAGCAACTTTAATCTGCGCTCGTTTGCCGAAAGAACGGCTATGAATACGCCGATTCAGGGAACGGCGGCAGATATTATCAAACTCGCGATGGTGCGGATGGTGGAAGCGCTGAGCGAACGGAAGCTGAGAAGCCGCATGCTGCTGCAAGTACATGACGAACTTGTGTTTGAGGTTCCGGAGGATGAGCTTGAACTGATGACTCGTCTGGTGCCTGAAGTGATGGAGAAGGCGCTGGAGCTGTCCGTACCGCTTAAAGCGGAGGTCAGCAGCGGGAACAATTGGTATGAGGCTAAATAAAGGGGCACGCCTGGCCTTTTTCCGGTATAATGGGACATGAGGTGAAGAAAGAATGCCGGAATTGCCGGAAGTTGAAACCGTAAGACGAACATTAACTCAGTTAATTACAGGAAAGAAGATAGAGAAAGTTACTGTGAATCTGGCGCGGATTATCCAGCGCCCTGACGATCCCCGGCTGTTTAGCCAAGAGATGGAAGGTCATGTGATTACAGGTGTGGGCCGAAGAGGCAAGTTTCTCCGGATTGAAATGGACAACCTGGTGCTTGTGTCCCATTTGCGGATGGAAGGCAGGTATGGTTTGTACAAGAGCGACGAGCCGGTGGAGAAGCATACCCACGTGATCTTCCACTTCACGGACGGAACAGAACTTCGTTACCGGGATGTCCGCCAGTTCGGGACGATGCATTTATTTGCACCCGGTGAGGAATTTAAGAATAAACCCCTGATGAAGCTTGGGCTTGAGCCTTTGGATGAAAGCTTTACGCTGGAGTCGTTAAGAAAGGTTTTAGCCGGAAGAAAAACAAAAATCAAGGTGGCCCTGCTCAATCAGGAATACATTGTAGGGCTTGGCAATATTTATGTGGATGAAGCTTTATTCCGTGCCGGCATCCACCCGGAGCGCCCAGCCGATTCCTTAAGTGATGATGAGTTTGTGAAATTGTATCAAAGTATAATCACGACCTTGACAGAAGCTGTTGAGGCCGGCGGTTCTTCCATCAAATCCTATGTGAATGGACAAGGGGAGATGGGCATGTTTCAGCAGCAGCTGCAGATTTACGGCCGGAAAAATGAGATCTGCAACCGCTGCGGCGGCGTGATCGAGAAGTCCGTTGTAGGCGGTCGCGGTACCCATTATTGCCCGCGATGCCAGCAGTTGTAACAAGAATGGATGAATAGCAAGAATGCAAGAATAGCAAGAATGATGTAATGAGGTGAGTTCATTGAAGATCGGGCTGACAGGCGGAATAGCGACGGGAAAAAGCACGGTTTCCCGGATGCTGACCCGCAGGGGAGCGCTGTTGATTGATGCGGATGTCCTGGCCCGCGAGATCATGGAACCGGGGCATCCGGTATTGGAGGCCGTCGTGGACCGTTTTGGCAGGGACATGCTGCTGCCGGATGGAACGCTGGACCGTAAAAAGCTGGGAGCTCGCGTCTTCGCGAATCCGGAAGACCTTCTAGCTCTGAATGACATTACACACCCTGCCATCCGGGCGGAGACGAAGCGCAGAATAGACGCTTATGAAGCGGAATATCCAGATAAGTTGGTCGTGGCGGACATTCCGCTCCTATATGAATCCGGTTTGGACTCGCTTTACGAAACCATTATGGTGGTTTATGTACCGCGGGAGATCCAGCTCGTCCGCTTGATGGAGCGCGATGGCCTTGATACTCCTCAGGCTGAAGCCAGATTGTCCGCTCAGATGGACATTGAACAGAAGAAGACGCTTGCAGACATTGTGATTGATAACAGCCAGGGACTTGAACAAACTGAAGCCCAGGTTGAAGCGTTCTGGAAAAGCTGTGGGTTGTCATGAAGTGGCTGCGTAAGAAAAGAGTGCTGCTGCTTTTGTTTTTGGGTTTTGTCGTGCTGATCTTCATGAACACCCAGTGGCTCTCTTTGTTTTATCCGATTTATTATAAGGATGATATTCGTAAGCATGCGCAGCGAAATCAGCTTGATCCATTTATAGTCGCCGCTATTATTAAAGTTGAAACCAATTATAAACCCAGCAGGCAGTCCAGAAAAGGTGCGCTTGGCGTGATGCAGATTATGCCGGATACAGCGCAGTGGGTGCTGGAGCAAGCGAAGCTGCCGAGTGTTTCGATGGACAGGATTAATGATGA
Encoded proteins:
- a CDS encoding lytic transglycosylase domain-containing protein gives rise to the protein MKWLRKKRVLLLLFLGFVVLIFMNTQWLSLFYPIYYKDDIRKHAQRNQLDPFIVAAIIKVETNYKPSRQSRKGALGVMQIMPDTAQWVLEQAKLPSVSMDRINDETGTNIEIGTWYLKSLSDQFNGNMVAVIAAYNAGPTRVKNWLKSGTWDGTVETTKNIPLGETRHYVQRVVHYYEQYTSIYKQF
- a CDS encoding response regulator transcription factor; protein product: MAKRLLVIEDEPTLSRLLSYNLKNEGYEVTVEENGQSGCETGLRSSFDLILLDLMLPGMNGFEIMSKLRSEGIGTPIIILTAKNAEEEVVQGLKSGADDYITKPFGVAELLARVAAVLRRSSGDEEIVKPMLETESQIVLGELVIYPEKYEVTLGGETITLRPKEFEVLLYLARKPGVVMTRDDLMNAVWGFDYIGGQRTVDVHVSSLRKKLELDPESVHIDSIRGVGYKLVVNKKKGLSQKA
- the polA gene encoding DNA polymerase I; amino-acid sequence: MEKLILIDGNSIIYRAFFAMPPLTNSAGQHTNAVYGFTNMLLRLIQEQQPSHILVAFDAGKQTFRHEGYKDYKGGREKTPPELSEQFPMLKELLDSFGIARYESEGFEADDIIGAVSKRADEEGRQVLVVTGDKDMLQLVSDRVQVALTRKGVTEVEPYGYAEIQERYGLKPEQITDLKGLMGDTSDNIPGVPGIGEKTALKLLHQFGSVEEVLARTDELKGKMKENLVNHAEDARMSKQLATIHREMPVERSWEDMAFAGLTEDKAAPVLRKLEFKSLLERLSFAAEGGAASDGQGERRAEEALDIRICTEDNLGELLEALSAVEALHIETNGDNPHQAEVVGITFSSQRMYYFVSYDLLKKEAAAPLANWLGDETISKSGYDLHRADLALHWHGIPFAGAAFDVSIAAYLLDPTGGDQSLSALADKYGLAPIASDESVFGKGAKYKLPEEEALGLHLARKAAVIAKLVPLQQEDLEKNGMSKLFFDLEMPLSRILADMEKQGIAVNREDLQQLGTEFQEQINKLVTQIYEIAGTEFNLNSPKQLGEILFDKMQLPVIKKTKTGYSTDADVLEKLAPYHDIVQFILDYRQLAKLQSTYVEGLLKEIRPETGKVHTFFRQTITATGRLSSQYPNLQNIPIRLEEGRKIRKVFVPSEPGWHILAADYSQIELRVLAHISGDERLKEAFLHEMDIHTKTASDVFGVPQEQVDSNMRRSAKAVNFGIVYGISDYGLSQNLNITRKEAGQFIEQYFAIFQGVRKYMDSIVKEAKRDGYVTTLLERRRYLPEINASNFNLRSFAERTAMNTPIQGTAADIIKLAMVRMVEALSERKLRSRMLLQVHDELVFEVPEDELELMTRLVPEVMEKALELSVPLKAEVSSGNNWYEAK
- the pstB gene encoding phosphate ABC transporter ATP-binding protein PstB; the protein is MKPIIHINQLNLYYGSFHALKNVSMDIPEKEITAFIGPSGCGKSTLLRTLNRMNDMIPGTRIEGKVEVGGSDIYSDQVEVESLRRNVGMVFQQPNPFPKTIYDNVAYGPRLHGVRSRSELDTLVEKSLRQAALWDEVKDYLKRSALRLSGGQQQRLCIARALAVQPDVLLMDEATSALDPISTLKIEELVQELKSSYTIVMVTHNMHQAARISGRTVFFLNGEVVEANETQQLFSNPRDSRTEDYISGRFG
- a CDS encoding fumarate hydratase, with translation MKSFEQSVYELIVETSTNLPGDVRIAVQRGKAAENEATRAGLALSTIVTNIEMAEDQVSPICQDTGMPTFIVHTPVGANQIQMKREIHSAIVKATQEGKLRPNSVDSLTGKNSGDNLGPGTPVVHFEQWEKDEIDVRLILKGGGCENKNIQYSLPTELEGLGKAGRDLDGIRKCILHAIYQAQGQGCSAGFLGVGIGGDRTTGYELAKQQLFRHLEDTNPIPELAELEAYIIDNANKLGIGTMGFGGEVTLLGCKIGVMNRLPASFFVSVAYNCWAFRRQGVLIDSATGEIRSWIYPRGSEVNMSALSSAQKQQGAESAAAGVTTEQTAEQTAASSSREVVLQTPISEEQIRNLRVGDVVVIKGEMHTGRDALHKYLMDHDAPIDLNGAVIYHCGPVMLKDEEGWHVKAAGPTTSIREEPYQGDILKKFGIRAVIGKGGMGPKTLAALQEHGGVYLNAIGGAAQYYAECIKKVNGVDFMEFGVPEAMWHLEVDGFAAIVTMDSHGNSLHAEVEKDSLEKLSQFKDPVFK
- the pnpS gene encoding two-component system histidine kinase PnpS, which codes for MKSFRTRLAWILMGLVGISMCAAGLTMAKVFKDSHISVLEDNMAREINVLSSTFAFRPAEDNPDALSYYSSKAVELDKLTGLRVTFIRSDGLVIGDSESNASEMENHLNRHEIKTAGQAGSGNPGTSIRFSDTIKEDMLYVAEKVTSNQGFDGYIRLAMSLHTVKEGLWKAWSLMIGGLLILFVAAGLFSYRLAYSITKPLNKITQVANRISRLDYDARVYLQRRVDEIGQLGGAINRMADSLQQQLKIIRENEDLLQSVLANMTGGIIIVDVEGHIALVNRAACRILRVREQEIIGRPYQEIKRSYELTKFIEEGVSRRGYVSEELTVYDPEEKILRIDVVPMYEEGDGYRGMLFHFQDVTEIRKLERMRSEFVANVSHELKTPIAAVQGFAETLLTGEVKDEETARSFLQIIYDEGDRLNRLIGDILELSKIESRQVPLAFEPIEVRPLIESLFEVLKSAADKKSISLKLEVPEGMFMEGDEDRLRQIFMNLLSNAISYTPDGGRVKLAADILDDEEEEKIRFVISDTGIGIPKKDLPRIFERFYRVDKARSRSSGGTGLGLSIVKHLVDLNHGTIKVESKVGEGTSFILDLPMVQHID
- the phoU gene encoding phosphate signaling complex protein PhoU; translation: MIQRKEFDLHLEGLRQQLREMGEHVKVALQNAVSSLQNVNLEQAQVVVAKDAELNRMEEQVMELGSKLIVTQQPVAKDLRKIIVAFKISSDLERMGDLAVDVAKVTLRLEDQKLIKPLIDIPKMAGLVEKMVEDSLNSYLDENTDLAYKMAQDDDEVDHLYSQILRDLYEIMNKDPEQIHQALLLTLVGRYIERVGDHATNIGESTVYLVTGKRPDLNQ
- a CDS encoding methyl-accepting chemotaxis protein; this encodes MQLTPVQEREQAATHLWIIKVPVVSPEVTCKQLLSRFQEQDEPPCVVLCDDSGDVIGLIMREQFYRKLTGRFAAELFYDRPVSKFADTRPLIMEISRDPADIIDAALEREESRFYDCVILTDNGRFEGVITVHLLMMLSRQLQQEARHSRYTVLASSRNAVETIEAATREVASAAERGQALTESMIDLTQDGRIELQMVKLSFERVLSMITAQAEQIGHLRNMTDDILCISASIRELADRSGMLAMNAAIEASHAGEHGRGFAVVANEVKNLANQTKSFSDEIGATLKQVNVLVHQAVQYSADSGQEMEQGKGRVDSADQTFQSMVEAVKAVDLADKEISRLAYAARQQAQYVLGELNRLG
- the mutM gene encoding DNA-formamidopyrimidine glycosylase — protein: MPELPEVETVRRTLTQLITGKKIEKVTVNLARIIQRPDDPRLFSQEMEGHVITGVGRRGKFLRIEMDNLVLVSHLRMEGRYGLYKSDEPVEKHTHVIFHFTDGTELRYRDVRQFGTMHLFAPGEEFKNKPLMKLGLEPLDESFTLESLRKVLAGRKTKIKVALLNQEYIVGLGNIYVDEALFRAGIHPERPADSLSDDEFVKLYQSIITTLTEAVEAGGSSIKSYVNGQGEMGMFQQQLQIYGRKNEICNRCGGVIEKSVVGGRGTHYCPRCQQL
- the coaE gene encoding dephospho-CoA kinase (Dephospho-CoA kinase (CoaE) performs the final step in coenzyme A biosynthesis.), with product MKIGLTGGIATGKSTVSRMLTRRGALLIDADVLAREIMEPGHPVLEAVVDRFGRDMLLPDGTLDRKKLGARVFANPEDLLALNDITHPAIRAETKRRIDAYEAEYPDKLVVADIPLLYESGLDSLYETIMVVYVPREIQLVRLMERDGLDTPQAEARLSAQMDIEQKKTLADIVIDNSQGLEQTEAQVEAFWKSCGLS